In one Leptospira yasudae genomic region, the following are encoded:
- a CDS encoding catalase family protein, which yields MGKKIGYITLGILFLLVLSYWAGQGPKVAIPKDTKPGAEFVFPGEEQTTADTLALLISSLKEKYPQGSEAKRDAHPFAHGCVKAKFTVASSVPEDLKFGIFNSPKTYSAWVRFSNGSITKKPDFEGDIRGMGIKLTGVDGPKLASDEKRTQDFLLINHPVLPVGAPDEYLALFKAAFAKKPMSYFFGGMPWNWKLSALKESISIRRKKIPDVLEIRYWSTTPYRLGKDSVAVKYSARPCETKELKVPENPAENYLRQTMVSHLKEKSACFEFMIQKQGDPISMPVEDPAVHWNESDSPFMPVAKIEIPVQEFATEEQDRFCENLSFNPWHSLEEHKPLGGINRVRKLAYESIAKYRHEQNAVKHVEPAE from the coding sequence ATGGGAAAAAAGATCGGATATATAACACTTGGAATTTTATTCTTATTAGTTTTGTCCTATTGGGCAGGTCAAGGACCGAAGGTTGCGATTCCCAAGGACACGAAACCGGGCGCTGAATTCGTTTTTCCGGGAGAAGAGCAAACAACGGCGGATACGCTCGCACTTTTGATTTCTTCCCTGAAAGAAAAATATCCGCAAGGTAGCGAAGCGAAGAGGGACGCGCATCCGTTCGCACACGGCTGTGTGAAAGCGAAGTTCACCGTTGCCTCCTCCGTTCCGGAGGATTTGAAATTTGGAATATTCAATTCTCCTAAAACATATTCCGCGTGGGTGCGTTTCTCGAACGGTTCCATCACGAAAAAGCCCGACTTTGAAGGGGATATCCGCGGAATGGGAATCAAACTTACGGGAGTGGACGGTCCGAAACTCGCTTCCGACGAAAAACGAACGCAGGATTTTTTACTCATCAATCATCCGGTTCTGCCGGTAGGCGCGCCGGACGAATATCTCGCGTTGTTCAAAGCGGCGTTTGCAAAAAAGCCGATGTCGTATTTTTTCGGAGGAATGCCTTGGAATTGGAAGCTGAGCGCTTTGAAAGAATCGATTTCGATCCGCAGAAAAAAGATTCCCGATGTTTTGGAAATTCGTTATTGGAGTACGACTCCGTATCGTTTGGGAAAGGATTCCGTTGCGGTTAAATACTCCGCAAGACCTTGCGAAACGAAAGAATTAAAAGTTCCCGAAAATCCAGCGGAGAATTATCTGCGTCAGACGATGGTTTCTCATTTGAAGGAGAAGTCCGCTTGTTTTGAATTTATGATTCAGAAACAAGGAGATCCGATTTCTATGCCCGTCGAAGATCCTGCCGTTCACTGGAACGAAAGCGATTCTCCCTTTATGCCCGTCGCTAAGATAGAAATTCCGGTTCAGGAATTCGCGACGGAAGAACAGGATCGTTTTTGCGAAAATCTTTCCTTCAATCCTTGGCATTCTCTCGA